The genomic region GCCCACAACTTGCCCTTGCATCTGGCGGTGGAGTTGGGGTTGCCCTTTGCGCTGCTGCTGTGTGGTAGCGTCTGCGCGGCGGCGGTATGGGCAAGGCCCTGGCGTGAATCGGACCCGGTGCGCCAGCTGGCCTGGGGCCTGCTGGCGCTGGTGATGGCACACAGCATGGTGGAGTACCCGCTGTGGTACGGGCCGTTTCAGGTGGTTACGATTTTTGCCCTGCTGTTGTTGCTGGGGCGCCGCACCGGCCCGGTGATCTGGGGGCTGGCTTGCGCGGCCTGTGTGGTGGGGGCGGCGGGCCTGGCCACCGTTTCTTGGCAATACCGGGCAGTGAGCCAGCTCTACCGCCCGGTGGACAAGCGCCCGGCAGATCTGCGTGACCTGCGGGCTGCCGCGGTGCCTTTGGGAACCCTGTTTCCTGACCAGGTACGGTTTGCCTGGCTGACCACCCATCCCTTGACGCCCCAGAATGCCGAGCAGGTGCATGAGGTGGCGCTGGCGCTGCTGCATTTCTCGCCTGAGCCGCGGGTGATCGAAAGGGTGGTAGACAGTGCACTCTTGCTGGGCCTGGATGAGGAAGCCGCCTTCCACCTGCAGCGCTACCGCGCCGCCTATCCGGCAGAGCATGCGCGCTGGTTGGCTGCGCAAGCGGCCTCGGCAGCCACTGCGCGTTGATTTCGCAAAGGCATCAGGGGTTTCAGGGTGGCGGCAGGCCCAGAAACTGCGCTACCAGGGGCAGGTGGTCGGTAAAGTCGCTCAGGGCGTGGTCACCGCCTTCCAGCAGCCGCAACTGCGCGTGGGGGTAGCGCCCCACCATCTCGCGCCAGTCCAGCACTTCATCCCCTTTGGCGATGATGGCCAGCTCCGGCGCTGCGGAGGCAGGTGCGGGGTTCAGGCGCAGGTCCAGCGCTTTGAGCTGGTCTATGTATTCGGGCAGGAAGAAAAATCGCTCTTGCGGGTTGTGCCAGCTGGTTTGCTCTCCCAGGTAGCGGGCCAGATCCCGGGCAGGGTCTACAGCGGGGTTGAGCAGCACGCTGGGGCAACCGGTCTGCCCTGCCACCCAGCTGGCATAAAAACCGCCCAGCGAAGACCCGATCACTGCCATGCTGCTGTGCGGCCAGTGCTTCACCTGTTGCATCACCTCGGCCATGGCCTGGGCGGGGGAGGGCGGAAGCTGCGGACACCAGAACTGCACCTGCGGGCAGACTCGCGCCATGTACTCCGCCATCATCCGGGCCTTGGCCGACTGGGGGGATGAGCGAAAGCCGTGCAGGTACAGAAGGTGGGTGAGGGGCATGCTTGGGCTGGAACGCTGAAAAAGGGCGGATTGTGCACTCCGGTGCAAGGTCAGGAGGGCTTGCAGTGACCCCGGTGCGCGCGTGGCATTCGATAATCGGGGATGGCCGCCGTTTTTGAAAAGACTTCCCTCCTGCAGCGTGTGTTGCCCCTGTTCCGGGGTTTTGACCTGCCTTTGATCTTTGTGGTGCTGATGCTGGCCAGTGCCGGGCTGGTTGCGATGTATTCATCGGGCTACGACCACGGCACCCGGTTCGTGGACCACGGCCGCAATATGGTGATTGCCGCCACCATCCTGTTTGTGGTGGCCCAGGTGCCGCCGCAGAAGATCATGGCGTTTGCCGTGCCGCTCTACGCGGCAGGGGTGCTGCTGCTGGTGGCGGTGGCGCTTTTTGGCATTACCAAAAAGGGGGCCACCCGGTGGCTGAACGTGGGCTTGGTCATCCAGCCCAGCGAGATTTTGAAGATTGCCATGCCGTTGATGCTGGCCTGGTGGTTCCAGAAACGGGAAGGGCAGTTGCGCCCGCTGGACTTTGCTGCTGCCGGTCTGCTGCTGGCGGTGCCGGTCGGGCTCATCATGAAGCAGCCCGACCTGGGGACATCGCTGCTGGTGCTGGCCGCCGGGCTTTCGGTGATCTTTTTTGCGGGCTTGTCCTGGAAGCTGGTGCTGCCGCCCGTCATCATCGGTGGCATTGGCATTGCCCTGATCGTGTGGTTTGAACCCCAGCTGTGCGCCGACGGGGTGCGCTGGCCGGTGCTGCACGACTACCAGCAGCAACGCATCTGCACCCTGCTGGACCCCACACGCGACCCGCTGGGCAAGGGCTTTCACATCATCCAGGGGATGATTGCCATCGGCTCGGGTGGGCTCACGGGCAAGGGCTTCATGGCGGGAACGCAAACCCATCTGGAGTTCATTCCCGAGCGCACGACCGACTTCATTTTTGCAGCGTATTCCGAGGAGTTCGGGCTGGCCGGCAATCTGTTCCTGATTGTGGGCTTTCTGCTGCTCATCTGGCGTGGGCTGTATATCTCGCTGGGGGCCACGACCCTGTTTGGCCGTCTGATGGCGGGCGCGGTGTCCATGATCTTCTTTACCTATGCCTTTGTGAACATGGGCATGGTCAGCGGCATCCTGCCCGTGGTGGGCGTGCCCCTGCCGTTCATCAGCTACGGCGGCACGGCCATGGTGACGCTGGGGCTGGCCCTGGGCATCCTGATGTCGGTGGCCCGCGCCCAGCGGCAGGAACCCGCCAAAGCGCGAACGCCGCTTTGAGCTGAAACGCTGAGAGTTCGCTACTCCTGGACCCCGCCACGGCATAGGGAAATGGGGTCTCCACCCTTGCCTGCGCCCCGCCACAGCGGGTACAACGCGCGCAGTGGGGTCTCTTGGAGGTGTTTCCGATGGCGGCCAAGTTCGAGCTGAAAAAGACGTCCGACGACAAGTTCGTGTTCAACCTGCTCGCGTCCAACGGGCAGGTCATACTGACCAGCGAGACTTACCACTCGCATGCCAGTGCCCTGCAGGGCATTGAGTCGGTCAAAAAGCACGCTCCCCATGACGCCCGCTACGGACGTCTGTGCGCCCGCAACGGCGCACCGTACTTCACCCTCAAGGCCGCCAACGGGCAGGTCATTGGCCAGAGCCAGATGTACTCGGGCGCCAAGGCCCGGGATGCGGGCATTGAGGCCGTGCAATGCCATGCGCAGGATGCCAGCCTGCACGACCTGACGGCATCCTGATTCCATCTGCGGGGCTCACTCTGGTGGTTTCCCCCTGTGGCGGCGGGGATGGGGTTGCGCGCCTAAAATGTGGCGATGACCTTTCGCTCCTCTACTGCTGCGCCCCAGCGCGCTGCCACCACCCAACGTATTGATGTTGCCCGCGAACTGCTCCTGACCCCGTTCGGGCTGGACGAGAGCCATTTGGCCCGCGCTCTGGCGGAGATTCGCGCCCATCAGGTGGACGATGCGGACCTGTATTTCCAGTACACCCGCAGCGAAGGCTGGAGCCTGGAAGAGGGCATCGTCAAGACGGGCTCCTTCAGCATTGACCAGGGCGTGGGCGTGCGCGCCGTGAGTGGCGAAAAGACAGCCTTTGCCTACTCGGACGATATTTCCGAGGCCTCTTTGCTGGACGCAGCGCGCACCGTGCGTTCCATCTCGTCAGTGGCCCAGGCGGGGCGGGTGCGTGTGCCTGCCAAAAAGGTCGCCACCAGCCGCAGCCTATACCAGGGCGTAGACCCCATCGCCTCGCTGGACAGCACAGCCAAGGTGGCCCTGCTGGAGCGTCTGGAGCAGCGCGCCCGCGCCAAAGATCCCCGCGTGGCCCAGGTGATGGCGGGCCTGGCGAGCGAGTACGACGTGGTGCTGGTGGCCCGTGCCGACGGCACTCTGGCGGCAGATGTGCGCCCTCTGGTGCGTCTCTCGATCACGGTCATTGCAGAGCAGAACGGCCGCCGCGAAATGGGATCTGCCGGTGGTGGCGGGCGTTTTGGTCTGGCTTATTTTGACGATGCACTGCTCGGCCAGTATGTGGATGAGGCAGTCAACGCCGCGCTGGTGAACCTGGATTCCCGTCCTGCACCTGCTGGCGAGATGACGGTGGTGCTGGGCTCGGGCTGGCCAGGCATTCTGCTGCACGAAGCCGTGGGCCACGGGCTGGAAGGAGACTTCAACCGCAAGGGTTCCAGCGCCTTCAGTGGCCGCATTGGCCAGCGGGTGGCGGCCAAGGGCGTCACGGTGCTGGACGATGGCACCATTGCCGACCGCCGTGGTTCGCTGAACGTGGACGATGAGGGCAACGCCAGCCAGCGCAATGTGCTCATCGAGGACGGCATTCTGCGTGGCTACATCCAGGATTCGCTGAACGCCCGCCTCATGGGGGTTGCGCCCACGGGCAATGGTCGCCGCGAGAGCTACGCCCACATCCCCATGCCCCGCATGACGAACACCTACATGCTGGGCGGCGACAAGGACCCGCAGGAAATCATTGCCAGCATCAAAAAGGGGCTGTACGCCAGCAACTTTGGGGGTGGGCAGGTGGATATCACCTCCGGCAAATTCGTGTTCTCCGCCAGCGAGGCTTACTGGGTGGAAAACGGCAAGATCCAGTATCCCGTCAAGGGCGCGACCATCGTGGGCAGCGGCCCGGAGTCGCTCAAGAAGGTCACCATGATCGGTAACGACATGCGCCTGGACAGCGGCGTAGGTACTTGCGGCAAGGAAGGCCAGAGCGTGCCGGTTGGCGTGGGGCAGCCCACGCTGCGCATTGAGGGCCTGACCGTCGGCGGAACGGCCTGAGCGGGTTTTGCGCTGAGCTGCGCTTGCGCAGCAAGCATCTTTGAGAGTGTAAAAACATCGTTAAAAGCTGAGGCTTGTGTTGCGTGGCGGCCACCTGCAGGTGGTTGCCTGCTGCCCAGGGCCCCGGCTGCGTCTGTGCGGACCTGCACAGAGCACCGTGCCGGGCGCACAATCGCCGCATGTCCGTGCCGCGCACATCCCTGCCACCCAGTCTTCAGTCTTTTGGAGACATCAGCCGCTTTCTGCGCGAAGGTGTGGCCGACGAGGATTCGCGCCAGTTGCGTGACAGCCTGAGCGTGCTCTCTGGTCTGATCGAAGAGGCCGTGCGCGCCCGCCGCTCCAGCACCGATGCGGCCGTCATCCTGCGCGCTGCAACCCAGCTTTTTCAGAATGCGCGAGAACACCAGTTGCTGTTGACCGGCTTGGGCTCTGCATGGCATGGGCTGTACGAGTTCGACGCTTATCAGCGAGCCCTGTGGGAACTGCGTTCTGCCATCAGTGCCTGGAAGCAGGCGCTGGAGCAGCGCAGCAGCGGCGAAGCCGCCTGCTTTGACCGGTTTGAGTTGCTGGCATGGCGTACCTTGGGCGAGGCCTTGCTGCTCATCGACATGTATGAACATGATGGGCGGGCGGATACCACCACAGACGACGCTTCAACGGCTTCCCGCCCTGCAAGCTGGTGGGATCGCTTGCGGCGTCGTTGGCTGGGAAGCCGGGGCTGAGTCGCCTCTTTCTCCGGTTCCGATGCTTCCAGGATCACAGCGCGCTGAAGTCGCCTGTGGTTTTTTGGGGCCAGCGAGTGACGCCGCCCTTGCCGAACCACCCCCAGGCTGTGCTACATTGAAAGACATGCAAGTTCGCAGCGCGTTTTATTTTTGGTTTTTTATCTCGGTCCCAGGCGGATGAGAGGGAAACGCGCAAGCACCTAAAAAACCTTCACCAGACAACCGCCGAAGCTGAAAAGCCCGGCGGTTTTTGTTTTTTCAGCCCCCCGTTTTTTTCATCTTTCAACCCTCACGAGGAAGACAACATGAGCGTGCAAGCCACTCCCGCCAGCGATGCCTGGTACCGCAGCGTCGACAAAACCAGCCAGACCGACGACGAACGTATCAAGGACATCACCGTGTTGCCTCCTCCCGAACACCTGATCCGCTTCTTCCCCATCAGCAACACGCCGGTGGAAGGGCTCATCAGCCAGACCCGCAAGAACATCCACAACATCATGGCCGGACAGGACGATCGCTTGCTCGTCATCATCGGCCCCTGCTCCATCCACGATCCCGTGGCTGCGCTCGATTACGCCCGCCGCCTGAAGGTGGTGCGCGAGCAGTACAAGGACACGCTCGAGATCGTGATGCGCGTGTACTTCGAAAAGCCCCGCACCACCGTGGGCTGGAAGGGCCTCATCAACGATCCCTACCTGGACGAGACCTACCGCATCGACGAAGGCCTGCGCATTGCGCGCCAGCTGCTCATCGACATCAACCGCCTGGGCATGCCTGCGGGCAGCGAGTTCCTGGACGTGATCTCTCCCCAGTACATTGGCGACCTGATTGCCTGGGGTGCCATTGGTGCCCGCACGACCGAGAGCCAGGTGCACCGCGAGCTGGCTTCGGGCCTGTCCGCTCCCATCGGTTTCAAGAACGGCACAGACGGCAACATCCGCATTGCCACGGATGCCATCCAGTCGGCCAGCCGCGGTCACCACTTCCTGTCCGTGCACAAGAATGGCCAGGTCGCCATCGTCAACACCAACGGCAACAAGGATTGCCACGTGATCCTGCGTGGCGGCAAGGCCCCCAATTACGACGCTGCCAGCGTGGCCGCCGCCTGCAAGGACCTGGAGGCCGCCAAGCTGCCCGCCACGCTGATGGTGGACTGCAGCCACGCCAACAGCAACAAGCAGCACGAGCGCCAGCTGGATGTGGCGCGTGACATTGCGGCCCAGATTGCAGGCGGCTCGCGCAGCGTGTTCGGCGTGATGATCGAAAGCCATATCAACGCGGGGGCGCAGAAGTTCACCCCCGGCAAGGACGATGCCTGTGCGCTGGAGTACGGCAAGAGCATCACCGATGCCTGCCTGGGCTGGGACGACTCGCTGACGGCGCTGGCAGACCTGTCGGCTGCCGTGCAGGCGCGCCGCGCTCGCTGAAGCGGCGGGCTGGCGCTACAGGGAAAAGACGGAGATGCACCCGGTGGGCACAGCGTGTAAGCTCACCGGAACTCATCCCAGTTCTTCCACGATTGCAACGAGGTCACCCCATGCCCAGTGAAGTATCCGTCCGTCTGGCTGCCGATCAGGAATACCGTTTTGACCTGTCCAGCGCGGAGCCCATGGCCCACGAGGCCGCCCGCCTGTGGCTGGACGAGCAATTCACCACGCTCGACTGCGAGCCGCTGCGGGCCAGCGGCAAAGTCTTGCTGGCCGACAAGGTGCTGACCGTGGCGCAGGCTGCCGGGGCAGCATTGTTCTCGCAAGCAGAGTGGGGCCAGCGCTTTGCCCTGGCGGCCAGTGCGGCGCTGGCGCGGCCGATCGTGCGTGTGGATGTGCCAGCCATGGCCATCACGTACTGAGAGCGGCCAACACAACCCCCCCTGGCCTCGTTGTTCCGTCTTGTCGTACTGCTTGTACTGCCTGCGACGCAACGCCTGGCCAGGGTCGCTTCGCTGGCTTGTGTGAGCCGCTCCAAGCGGCCGAGCTTCAGCATTGCCATTCCACAAGTGATGAGCATAAAAATAGCTGCCAGCGCTTGATGGATAAGTGCAGGCAGCTATTGTTTTTATAGTGCTTGTAACGTTGCCGTAGCGTTACCCGCGTTGCAGCGCCTCCAGCAACCGGGCGTGGATGCCGCCAAAACCGCCATTGCTCATGCACACCACATGGTCGCCGGGGCGAGCGGCCTGGGTGATCTGCTCCACCAGGGTGGCAATGTCTGGTGCAGTCTGCGCACGTTGGCCCATGCCCACGCCCAGCGGTGCCAGGGCTTCGGCGGCATCCCAGTCCAGCCCCGCTGTGTGGCAGAACACCAGATCGGCAGGCTCCAGCGCCCAGGGCAGCTGGCTTTTCATGGCCCCCAGCTTCATGGTGTTGCTGCGGGGCTCGAACACGGCCAGGATGCGGGCTTCCGCCCCCAGGCTGCGGCGCAGGCCATCCAGCGTGGTGCGCAGGGCGGTGGGGTGGTGCGCAAAGTCGTCGTACACGGCAATGCCGCGCACGGTACCGCGCAGCTCCATGCGGCGCTTCACGTTCTGGAACTGGCCCAGCGCGGCAGCGGCCACCTCGGGGTGGACGCCCACATCCTGCGCGGCGGCGATGGCCGCTAGCGCATTGAGCTGGTTGTGCACGCCGGTCAGCGCCCATTCCACCCGCGCCACTTTGCGGCCTTGGTGCAATACATCAAAGGCCTGCGGGTCGCCTTCGGCCGTGAAGTCGCTCACGGCAGCACCAAAGCTGCTCACCTCGCTCCAGCAGCCTTTGTTCAAGACACGGGTCAGGCTCTCTTCCAGCCCGTTGGTCACGACGCGGCCCGAGGGGGGCACGGTGCGCACCAGGTGGTGGAACTGGCGCTCGATGGCAGCCAGGTCGTCAAAGATGTCGGCGTGGTCAAATTCCAGGTTGTTCAGCACTGCCGTGCGGGGGCGGTAGTGCACAAACTTGCTGCGCTTGTCGAAGAAGGCGGTGTCGTACTCGTCCGCCTCGATCACGAACAGCGGGCGCTGACCTTGCGCGCCAGGGCCGGGTTGTGGGCGCTGCGCGGCGCCCAGGCGGGCAGAGATGCCGAAGTTCAGCGGCACGCCACCGATCAGAAAGCCCGGCTGCAAGCCTGCGCTCTCCAGAATCCACGACAGCATGGAGGTGGTGGTGGTCTTGCCATGCGTGCCCGCCACGGCCAGCACATGGCGGCCTTGCAGCACATGCTCGGCCAGCCACTGGGGGCCGCTGGTGTAGGGCAAGCCTGCGTCCAGAATGGCTTCCATCAGCGGGAACTTGGGTGAGCCATCGGCCAGACGGGCACGGCTGACCACGTTGCCCACCACAAACATGTCGGGTTGCAGCGCCAGCTGCTCGGCCCCAAAGCCTTCAATCAGGTCAATGCCCAGGGCGCGGAGCTGGTCGCTCATGGGGGGGTAGACCCCGGCATCGCAGCCGGTGACCTTGTGCCCTGCCTCGCGGGCGAGGGCTGCCAGGCCGCCCATGAAGGTTCCGCAGATTCCGAGTATGTGTATGTGCATGGCGGGGGATTCTAATGACGGGCCATGGGGGGCTCGGTCTGCTGGCGCGCACGCTGCGCACCAGGGCCAGG from Acidovorax sp. DW039 harbors:
- the tldD gene encoding metalloprotease TldD; the protein is MTFRSSTAAPQRAATTQRIDVARELLLTPFGLDESHLARALAEIRAHQVDDADLYFQYTRSEGWSLEEGIVKTGSFSIDQGVGVRAVSGEKTAFAYSDDISEASLLDAARTVRSISSVAQAGRVRVPAKKVATSRSLYQGVDPIASLDSTAKVALLERLEQRARAKDPRVAQVMAGLASEYDVVLVARADGTLAADVRPLVRLSITVIAEQNGRREMGSAGGGGRFGLAYFDDALLGQYVDEAVNAALVNLDSRPAPAGEMTVVLGSGWPGILLHEAVGHGLEGDFNRKGSSAFSGRIGQRVAAKGVTVLDDGTIADRRGSLNVDDEGNASQRNVLIEDGILRGYIQDSLNARLMGVAPTGNGRRESYAHIPMPRMTNTYMLGGDKDPQEIIASIKKGLYASNFGGGQVDITSGKFVFSASEAYWVENGKIQYPVKGATIVGSGPESLKKVTMIGNDMRLDSGVGTCGKEGQSVPVGVGQPTLRIEGLTVGGTA
- a CDS encoding 3-deoxy-7-phosphoheptulonate synthase; amino-acid sequence: MSVQATPASDAWYRSVDKTSQTDDERIKDITVLPPPEHLIRFFPISNTPVEGLISQTRKNIHNIMAGQDDRLLVIIGPCSIHDPVAALDYARRLKVVREQYKDTLEIVMRVYFEKPRTTVGWKGLINDPYLDETYRIDEGLRIARQLLIDINRLGMPAGSEFLDVISPQYIGDLIAWGAIGARTTESQVHRELASGLSAPIGFKNGTDGNIRIATDAIQSASRGHHFLSVHKNGQVAIVNTNGNKDCHVILRGGKAPNYDAASVAAACKDLEAAKLPATLMVDCSHANSNKQHERQLDVARDIAAQIAGGSRSVFGVMIESHINAGAQKFTPGKDDACALEYGKSITDACLGWDDSLTALADLSAAVQARRAR
- a CDS encoding YqiA/YcfP family alpha/beta fold hydrolase — protein: MPLTHLLYLHGFRSSPQSAKARMMAEYMARVCPQVQFWCPQLPPSPAQAMAEVMQQVKHWPHSSMAVIGSSLGGFYASWVAGQTGCPSVLLNPAVDPARDLARYLGEQTSWHNPQERFFFLPEYIDQLKALDLRLNPAPASAAPELAIIAKGDEVLDWREMVGRYPHAQLRLLEGGDHALSDFTDHLPLVAQFLGLPPP
- the rodA gene encoding rod shape-determining protein RodA, whose translation is MAAVFEKTSLLQRVLPLFRGFDLPLIFVVLMLASAGLVAMYSSGYDHGTRFVDHGRNMVIAATILFVVAQVPPQKIMAFAVPLYAAGVLLLVAVALFGITKKGATRWLNVGLVIQPSEILKIAMPLMLAWWFQKREGQLRPLDFAAAGLLLAVPVGLIMKQPDLGTSLLVLAAGLSVIFFAGLSWKLVLPPVIIGGIGIALIVWFEPQLCADGVRWPVLHDYQQQRICTLLDPTRDPLGKGFHIIQGMIAIGSGGLTGKGFMAGTQTHLEFIPERTTDFIFAAYSEEFGLAGNLFLIVGFLLLIWRGLYISLGATTLFGRLMAGAVSMIFFTYAFVNMGMVSGILPVVGVPLPFISYGGTAMVTLGLALGILMSVARAQRQEPAKARTPL
- the mpl gene encoding UDP-N-acetylmuramate:L-alanyl-gamma-D-glutamyl-meso-diaminopimelate ligase gives rise to the protein MHIHILGICGTFMGGLAALAREAGHKVTGCDAGVYPPMSDQLRALGIDLIEGFGAEQLALQPDMFVVGNVVSRARLADGSPKFPLMEAILDAGLPYTSGPQWLAEHVLQGRHVLAVAGTHGKTTTTSMLSWILESAGLQPGFLIGGVPLNFGISARLGAAQRPQPGPGAQGQRPLFVIEADEYDTAFFDKRSKFVHYRPRTAVLNNLEFDHADIFDDLAAIERQFHHLVRTVPPSGRVVTNGLEESLTRVLNKGCWSEVSSFGAAVSDFTAEGDPQAFDVLHQGRKVARVEWALTGVHNQLNALAAIAAAQDVGVHPEVAAAALGQFQNVKRRMELRGTVRGIAVYDDFAHHPTALRTTLDGLRRSLGAEARILAVFEPRSNTMKLGAMKSQLPWALEPADLVFCHTAGLDWDAAEALAPLGVGMGQRAQTAPDIATLVEQITQAARPGDHVVCMSNGGFGGIHARLLEALQRG
- a CDS encoding YegP family protein; its protein translation is MAAKFELKKTSDDKFVFNLLASNGQVILTSETYHSHASALQGIESVKKHAPHDARYGRLCARNGAPYFTLKAANGQVIGQSQMYSGAKARDAGIEAVQCHAQDASLHDLTAS